Genomic DNA from Oryzomonas sagensis:
ACGGCCCGCGCCATGATCTTGAGGTACTCCATCTGGCCCCAGCTCAGGGCGTTGGCCAGGAGACCAAGCATGCCACGTCGCGCATGCCTGTCGTATTCTGCGTAGGACATGTATATCGTGGAAAGGACCACTTTTTTATGCTGTTTTTTCGCATTAAGCGCCTGGAGATAGATCTCCTGCGGACGGGTCAGATTAAACAGATGCACCACATCGTAGGGGGCCACATCTGGTTCGAGTTCGGTCGAAATGCCGACACGGACCCCCGCCCTCTCCAGATATTCCTTTGTCTTCAGGAGTTGGATCGTGTCCCCCCCGGGAACCGTGAAAAGCGTCTGCCGTGATTGAAAAAGCACGTTCATATCAGTGCCCAAGTATCTGTTCGATCTGATCGACTCTTGCCTGCCATGAATTATGCTGGGCAAATTGGATGCGCTGCCGCTTCCTGGCATCATCCCGATGCTCATCGAGCGCCTGTGAGAGCGCCGGTTCTATCTCCTCAGGGGTGGAATAGAGGTAAACGAGGTCCGCGTAGTTTTCCATCTCCTTTGTCCTCGCACCAATGATCGGCATTCCGAAGATCGAATACTCATACAGCTTTAACGGGTTGACGCTGTTTCCGACAGTATCGATGTTGAACGGGCTCAGGCAGACATCGAAAGCTTTCATATACGCCGGAACCTCATCGAAGCTTTTTGCCCCGGCATAATACATGTTCTTGTACCGTGCCAAAAGCCGCCCCAGTTCCTCCTCCCGGTTAGTAAACCCGACGAGGACAACGGTCCCTTCTTTGAGAATTTCAGCGATTCTTTCAAAAACCCCGAAATCGATATGGTCATACAGGGACCCGACGAAACCAACCAGGGGCCTTGGCAATGCAGCAAGGTCGGCCGGGACAGTGGCGCTTTTCGAGAGAAAATGTTCCCAGCTCACTGCATTCGGGAGCAGATATGTTCTGGGATTTGCCGTTTTCATCTTTTTGAACAACTCGCCAGCCGTTGCAAAACACACATCCGCCTCGGACGCCAGGACACGTTCCGACCGTTCCATGCGATCCAGCATTTTTCTGTTTCTGGAATGGACGCGCGTGTCATCAATGCAGTCATAGATGATGCTGTTCTCCGGAAACAGGCTGCGGTCGATAATATTTTTCCACCAGTAGGGAAGATTGAGCATGACAATGGCATCGTTCCGGATGGCGTAACGTCTCTTGATATTCGAAAACCAGAGGGCAAACAGTATCCTGTCGAGGCGTTGGGTCGTGCCGAACCGGAATGTGGATAACGCCAGCAGGGGCCGGAGCAGGATCACGTTGTCGTGGGGAATTTCCGGCAACCGCAGCGATTTCCCGGTGAGCAGATGGTGAGCGATGTTCCCGAGCGACAGCATCGGCTCCACATAAAATACCCGATAGCCCCTGTTCGCAAATTCCACCGAAAGCGACTGGGGCCTTTGGAACAGGTTCCATTCCACATTGCTGAAATACAGGAGGTCGCCTTTTCCGTTCATATCGTCCGTCACTCCCCCATTCCACCCGGTTCATGCCCTCTTTGAAATGATGGCGAGCCACCCGGCGGATGCTGCGTTACCGCATGGCCCGGCCACGATCTTTTCCTGATCACGTCTTGCTCCGGTACTGTCGTGCCGCCGTGATCATCTCGCCCCACGCGGTTGTGTCCGCCCTGGGGTGGAACCATTGGTACAGCCTGTATTTTACCTCATTGACCGAGCAGAAAAGTTTGAACAGGGCGTCCCTTTTCCCGAACTTCGCCAGATAGTACAGGGAACTCTCGAACATAAACTTTTTCCGTAGGGATGAGTTGTTGAAGCTTTTGCCTTCCAGATGCTGGATGCGGGCCGGGGGGACAATTGCCGATCGGTGGCCGAGGCGGGAGATCCGTTGCGCCAGGTCGACCTCTTCGTAATAGGCAAAATAGTTCTCGTCGAATCCGCCGATTCGTTCGAAAACCTCCCGCCTGATGAAGAGATCGGCACCGGAAACGAAATCCACGGGGAACGGCACCCCCACAGGATTCAGGACGATCCCCTCCTCCTTGTCCCGGAACGGGGACGAGCCGGGGAGGCTGTAGAAAAGCATCGATCCGACAGTCGGAAACCTGCCGAAGGATACCGCCGGCCTGTGGTCTTCATCGAGCAGCGAGGCCCCGCATGCTGCTATCGCCTTACTCTCCGGTCGTTCCATGAAGTCGAACAGGATCTTCAGGGCGTTATTCTGCAACAGCGTGTCGGGGTTCAGGAGGAGGCAGTATTTGCCGTGTGCCAGCGCCACCCCGGCATTATTTCCCCCACCGAAGCCGATATTTTCCTCGGAGGCGAGTACCCTCACCCCGGGATAAACGGATTCTACCATCTCGGCCGAGCCATCGTTTGATGCGTTGTCCACCACGATCACTTCGTACTCTACGCCTGCACTCCAGTCCAGTATTGAGCGAATGCAGTGCTGCAGCAGTTCTCTTGTCCGGAAATTGACGATAATGACGGACACATCCATGCCGCTAACCCTCTGTCGTGTCTTTGGTGATGAGACCGAGCATGAAAAAGGTGAATGAGCTCCCTACCGGGACCAGGTAATACATGCGGAACGTTCCGACTAACGACAGCAGTACGATAATCAGATAAGATGCCTTGTCCGGCGCCTTTCTGTAGCAGAGGTACAACAACGCGGCAACGAACGACACCCCGACGATCCCTTCCTCCGCCAGAACGAACATAAGGGGGATGTCGCTCGGGAATATGGTAGCGTAGAAATCAAAACCATAAAAATGATGGATGATGTCCTTCGGTATTGTCCCCCCGAACAGGTTGGAAGGTATGGGGTAGCCGAATATGGGGTACGCGTTGACCTTTTCCCAGACATAGTGAAGCGCCAACGACCTCCGCCACAGGGAGAGATAGGTATCGTGAGGGACATTGGTCATGACCCAATACAACCCGGACACGATTGCCCCGGCGACCGCGAGAAACGAGACGGTAAAGACTACTTTTCTCCTCGTCAAATAGGGCTCACACCTTGTGCCGATCAGGAACAACGAGACGATAATGATGGCCGGCAGTATCTGCTTTGTCTGGCAAATAAAGAAGGCGAACAGGATGAGCACTGTTCCCATGAGATACTTCGGCACCGGCAGCTCGTTTCTAATCAGCTTGAGGCTCAAGAGGAGATAGGCGTAAACGATGATGAATTCATCAATGCCGATGCGGTAGGTAACAAAAGGAATTCGCGACGGCAGGGGGAATAACGGTTTGAAATGTGTGGAGAAGAAACCGGAGACCTCGAAAGCGAACAGAACCAAAACGGTGATGATCAGCATCCTTACGATCAGGCGGTTCACGGTTTCTCTCGGCAGTACCGTCGATTGGCCTATCACGAAAAAATTCAATAGGAGAACCCAATTCCTGAGGGGATAGAGATAGCCGGGGAGCGTGTACTCGTGGGACAGGGCAAATGATGACACCGCAAGGATCCTCAGGGCAATGTAGGCGGCTATCAAAAGAGACAAGGCGGTAATGATCATCTTCCGCTGTAACAGCAAATATAAGCAGTAGGCAGAGCTCATGAGCAAAAGCACGTAGTGCCCATAGCGGAGGTACGCGTTACCCTGGCCCAATGCCGTTGCAGCGAAGCTGACCAGTCCCGTCCAAAACATCATGTAAACAATCAATACGTTCACGCAACACATCCATGTGCATCCAGTTGGTTTCGTTATGACGAGGGGCGCTCATCCGGCAGGAGCTTCCTGAGATGAAATGCCGCCATATCCCCGCGGTTTGCTCTATTCAGGTCAACGGCTCTTCGCTGGAATTCGCAAATTTGCCTTTTAGTGAAGATTGATTTGCTTGGCGCACAGTGGTATGACCGCTCTGATTCGAGCGGTATGTTTCTCAGGTACTGCTCGCTCCCCCAGAATTGAAACGAATCCGAATCATACACCACCTCGGCAACTCGAAGCCCCGCCTTTGCCGCGACTATATCCAGTGATGCGCGGGAATGGAGGTACAAGTGACGCGGTGCGTCGATTTGCACCCAGTTCTCGCGGTAATGCTCCCATGCAAGCGAATCTACTGTCGGGATTCTGATCAAGACCGTCCCGGAATCGGTGAGAACCGATGCCGCAGTTTTGAGAATGTCCTCCGGTTCGGGCATATGTTCGAACGAATGGTTGAACATAATGAGGTCAAATCTTGTTTCAGTGTTCCGTATGTCGGGGAGCGACTGTTTTTTAATCGAGAGCCCGTTCCCGTAGACGATGTCCTTTTCGATATAGAGGTCAATGCCGAGCACTCCCTTGATGCCTGCCTCCTTCAGTTGGTACGGAAGCCTGCCGCTGCCGCACCCGACGTCGAGTATTGCCATGTGTTCCAACCCGTCCAACCCGGCGAAGAGCCATAAGGGAAAATCCGCAGGAAAGCACCGGCACAAAATCCTCCCCATCATGCCCTTGTTGAACAGCAGATATCTGTTCCTTTGACGTCGCAGGAAGGCCTTGCACCCATGCAGGAGCGAACGTTCGTCTATAATTGAATGGGCGTAGTATCCCGAGGGATAGAACCTGCCCATGTCTGTCGGAATCGTTGCGATCTGAAGGCAACGGCAGGACGGGCACTGGACATAGTCGAACTCTTCATGGGAGCCGTAGAACATTTCCCGAATCCGGTATCCCTGCCCGTCGCCTGTTTTTCCGCATACCCTGCAGGTAAAAAACATACATGACCCCAGTGCCTTGCCGTGGGCCTACCGTGCATGGTAGGTACTCACGAACATGATTTTCCGTTTTTCTTCAGCATCCAATGAAACACACCAGAAAAAGGCTAAAAGCGCTGAAATAAATACGACCGCAAGGAGCAGCTTGAGCATCAAATCATGCAGGATTGTCGCAAGGCAGAGGGAAAGGATCAACAGGGCGGCAACTCCCACCGTGGTGACGATCGATCTGCCGATCCGGCGATCTGTTGACGGCATGGCATGATGGGCGAACCGGAACAGCAGGACCGCATCGACCGCCACGCGGAGAAGCCAGGCCACCGCTGCGCCCACGATTCCCATCCTGATGATCAGCGCCGCGGCGACCACCAGGTAGAAGGGGAGTTCCAGCAGGTGCAGCTTGGCAGTCATGTCGGGCCGCCCCAGGGCCTGAATCGCCGTGTACGGCACCTGCGCAGCAGAGTTGACGAAGATTCCCACCGCAAGGATCTGAAGGACCAGGGTGCTGTGCATGGCAAAGTCGCGGCCAAGCCACAGTTCCATGAGCGGTCCGGCCAGGACGATGATGGCGAGCGTAACCGGGGCCGATATAAACATGATGTATTTCAGCGACTGTTCGTACAAAAAGACAAACCGGCCGGGACCGCTGACCAGCATGGCGCTCAATTCCGGAAAAATTACCCCCAGCACGCTGCTTGAGATGATCCCCAGCTTCATGACCATGTCGTACGGAGTTGCATAATACGCTACGGCACTTATGGTCATAAGCATGCCGACCAGGAACCGGTCCATGTAGCTCATGAAGGGGCCGATAATGTTTGAGACCGTCAGCCACTTGCCGAAACCGAGCAATTTCTTTGCATCCGCCCTATTGGGCCATTGGGGGCGGGTCATCCCGGGAATGGCCTGAAGGCAGAAAAAGGAATAGGCGCTGAATTCCAGGATACGTACCAAGAGCAGGAGCGTCGTAATGGGGAACAGACTGTGTGAAAAAGGGAGCACGAGGAGCGGTGCGCAAAATGAGGCAGAGCTGACGGGGATCTTCACGGCGTTGATCAGGCCGAAACGTTGCTGCGCCTCGAGGACACCCCGCATCCCGGCGGTGCCGAGAACGAACGGGATAGCAACGGCCAGCACAAAGAATGAAGAGATTGTTTCCCCTGTCAGGAACGCTGGGACCTTGAGGACGCAGGTCACCAGCAACGGGTTCAGGATTGCCAGCAGGATGCCTCCCACTGTGCCGAGGCAGAACAGCAGTATGGTGGATGACCATACCAGCCTGGCCAAGGCCGCCGTGTCTCCGCGAGCCGCGTAATCGGCAGCGAATTTCGTGGTGGCACGGCCGGTGCCCATATCCAGGAAACCGAAATAGCCGACCACCATCCAGGAGAGTGTGAGCACTCCGAACCGCTCGGTTCCCAACCCCTTGACCAGGGCCGGTATGGAAAACAGGGCAACCACAATCGGCGCGGCAAAGCCGATCAGGTTAAAAAGCGTATTCCGCGCAAGGCGCCTCCCCGGCAAGGCGGCCTGGCCTATCGTGTTCCGCTCAGTCATGGTCGTAACCGTCCA
This window encodes:
- a CDS encoding glycosyltransferase family 2 protein — translated: MDVSVIIVNFRTRELLQHCIRSILDWSAGVEYEVIVVDNASNDGSAEMVESVYPGVRVLASEENIGFGGGNNAGVALAHGKYCLLLNPDTLLQNNALKILFDFMERPESKAIAACGASLLDEDHRPAVSFGRFPTVGSMLFYSLPGSSPFRDKEEGIVLNPVGVPFPVDFVSGADLFIRREVFERIGGFDENYFAYYEEVDLAQRISRLGHRSAIVPPARIQHLEGKSFNNSSLRKKFMFESSLYYLAKFGKRDALFKLFCSVNEVKYRLYQWFHPRADTTAWGEMITAARQYRSKT
- a CDS encoding flippase; translated protein: MTERNTIGQAALPGRRLARNTLFNLIGFAAPIVVALFSIPALVKGLGTERFGVLTLSWMVVGYFGFLDMGTGRATTKFAADYAARGDTAALARLVWSSTILLFCLGTVGGILLAILNPLLVTCVLKVPAFLTGETISSFFVLAVAIPFVLGTAGMRGVLEAQQRFGLINAVKIPVSSASFCAPLLVLPFSHSLFPITTLLLLVRILEFSAYSFFCLQAIPGMTRPQWPNRADAKKLLGFGKWLTVSNIIGPFMSYMDRFLVGMLMTISAVAYYATPYDMVMKLGIISSSVLGVIFPELSAMLVSGPGRFVFLYEQSLKYIMFISAPVTLAIIVLAGPLMELWLGRDFAMHSTLVLQILAVGIFVNSAAQVPYTAIQALGRPDMTAKLHLLELPFYLVVAAALIIRMGIVGAAVAWLLRVAVDAVLLFRFAHHAMPSTDRRIGRSIVTTVGVAALLILSLCLATILHDLMLKLLLAVVFISALLAFFWCVSLDAEEKRKIMFVSTYHAR
- a CDS encoding class I SAM-dependent methyltransferase → MFFTCRVCGKTGDGQGYRIREMFYGSHEEFDYVQCPSCRCLQIATIPTDMGRFYPSGYYAHSIIDERSLLHGCKAFLRRQRNRYLLFNKGMMGRILCRCFPADFPLWLFAGLDGLEHMAILDVGCGSGRLPYQLKEAGIKGVLGIDLYIEKDIVYGNGLSIKKQSLPDIRNTETRFDLIMFNHSFEHMPEPEDILKTAASVLTDSGTVLIRIPTVDSLAWEHYRENWVQIDAPRHLYLHSRASLDIVAAKAGLRVAEVVYDSDSFQFWGSEQYLRNIPLESERSYHCAPSKSIFTKRQICEFQRRAVDLNRANRGDMAAFHLRKLLPDERPSS
- a CDS encoding glycosyltransferase; the protein is MNGKGDLLYFSNVEWNLFQRPQSLSVEFANRGYRVFYVEPMLSLGNIAHHLLTGKSLRLPEIPHDNVILLRPLLALSTFRFGTTQRLDRILFALWFSNIKRRYAIRNDAIVMLNLPYWWKNIIDRSLFPENSIIYDCIDDTRVHSRNRKMLDRMERSERVLASEADVCFATAGELFKKMKTANPRTYLLPNAVSWEHFLSKSATVPADLAALPRPLVGFVGSLYDHIDFGVFERIAEILKEGTVVLVGFTNREEELGRLLARYKNMYYAGAKSFDEVPAYMKAFDVCLSPFNIDTVGNSVNPLKLYEYSIFGMPIIGARTKEMENYADLVYLYSTPEEIEPALSQALDEHRDDARKRQRIQFAQHNSWQARVDQIEQILGH